A part of Gossypium hirsutum isolate 1008001.06 chromosome A07, Gossypium_hirsutum_v2.1, whole genome shotgun sequence genomic DNA contains:
- the LOC121203696 gene encoding uncharacterized protein, producing the protein MQYLAKLEFAALDISGKNYLSWVLDAEIHLDAKGLGNTILADKEASNQDKTKAMIFIRHHLHEGLKVEYLTVKDPLELRKKLKERFDHQKTVILPKARYDWMDLRLQDFKTQYREKGFKRYSELISCLLVADQNNELLMKNHGIRPTSSAPFTEVNVAVHNNYENRKYRSRGRGRGRSEGRGRGRISNRYHGGHNNDTSNH; encoded by the exons ATGCAATATCTTGCCAAACTTGAATTTGCAGCCTTAGACATCTCAGGCAAGAACTATTTGTCATGGGTGTTAGATGCTGAAATTCACCTAGATGCTAAAGGTCTAGGAAACACTATATTAGCAGATAAAGAAGCATCTAATCAAGACAAGACAAAAGCAATGATTTTCATCCGTCATCATCTGCATGAAGGATTAAAAGTGGAATATCTCACTGTGAAAGACCCCCTTGAGTTGcggaaaaaattgaaagaacgATTTGACCATCAGAAAACTGTGATACTccctaaagctcgttatgattgGATGGACTTACGGTTGCAAGATTTTAAGACT CAATACcgtgaaaaaggttttaaaaggtattctgaattgatttcatgccttttggtGGCTGACCAAAATAATGAGCTATTGATGAAAAATCATGGAATTCGTCCCACTAGTTCTGCACCATTCACTGAAGTGAATGTAGCAGTacacaataattatgaaaatagaaaatatagaagTCGCGGCCGAGGTCGTGGACGTAGTGAGGGACGTGGTCGAGGACGTATTAGTAATCGTTATCATGGTGGTCATAACAATGATACTTCTAACCACTag